A single window of Intrasporangium calvum DSM 43043 DNA harbors:
- a CDS encoding adenine phosphoribosyltransferase produces the protein MPGAKASTDGSRADVAEVVRTHLRDIPDFPTPGVVFKDFTPLIADGPAMKTLVMDIAGRYAGRVDVVVGIEARGFILGAAVAYELGLGMVPIRKAGKLPGQTLKESYSLEYGHAEIEVHTDAFEPGQRVLIIDDVLATGGTAEATAALVERAGAHVTAIEVVLELAFLGGRRRLGGRDVNAILTV, from the coding sequence GTGCCGGGGGCGAAAGCCTCGACCGACGGTTCGCGCGCCGACGTCGCGGAGGTCGTGCGCACCCACCTGCGTGACATTCCCGACTTCCCCACGCCGGGGGTCGTATTCAAGGACTTCACCCCCCTCATCGCCGACGGCCCCGCGATGAAGACGCTGGTCATGGACATCGCGGGACGCTACGCCGGCCGGGTCGACGTCGTCGTCGGGATCGAGGCGCGCGGCTTCATCCTCGGGGCGGCCGTGGCGTACGAGCTCGGACTCGGCATGGTGCCGATCCGCAAGGCCGGGAAGCTGCCCGGGCAGACCCTCAAGGAGTCGTACTCCCTCGAGTACGGTCACGCCGAGATCGAGGTGCACACCGACGCCTTCGAGCCGGGGCAACGCGTCCTCATCATCGACGACGTCCTCGCGACCGGTGGGACGGCGGAGGCGACCGCAGCCCTCGTCGAGCGGGCCGGCGCCCACGTGACGGCCATCGAGGTCGTCCTCGAGCTGGCGTTCCTGGGTGGCCGTCGACGTCTCGGCGGGCGGGACGTCAACGCCATCCTCACGGTCTGA